In one Tepidisphaeraceae bacterium genomic region, the following are encoded:
- the gltB gene encoding glutamate synthase large subunit, translating into MSNANEQQWLSDLSAWQQRVQTGELMYDDAVGHDACGIGGIAAKDGKPTRLIIEQALEALVSLEHRGGIFGESGDGAGILLQIPRKLFDREIGKLSKVSLKADDKLVVGTFFVPFEPKNLMTELKAFVASEMRDAPVELLCWREVPTQPDKIGPESRASMPQIWQLFLKANIADSDLEYWTYRFRIRLEKGFLDRKWTGVYIPSLSHHMVSYKGLLTNPQLIAFYDDLRDPELETGMCIFHRRFSTNTFPNWALAQPFRMLAHNGEINTVSGNRQAVRAFAPQIIPDIDREHALAAGMSDSASLDQWLEHLVRHDHSALRALRISVPPSWNSEPEKWDKGAHDLFTYYTRAYGTLCAWDGPAGLMSTDGRYLIAGVDRMGLRPVRWSIDTKGNLFVSSESGTFGHKPNEIVLQGQLQPGEMIALDTKTGEFIDSKAFVAKVVEEAEAELGPIDELNASQILVPTAFGYSEIASAHSGDLEEKSGLELNQLLIAHGWDLDRVQFVKDMAQHGKEPLGSMGFDRVLSVLSNEHLTLFKYFQQIFAEVTNPPIDPYREGAAMDLTAYIGRRPRRRSEKNTLPPRQAELSIPVLTDAQVDELMQMEVLGPAVVPAVYDLNKGVEGFKAAVEELKSRVEQAVKAGNSVIFLSDRTAFIESADGSVPAPLPAIIALAVADGHLKKLALRDRCSLVVQSGEVQEGHDVCVLLGFGADAVHPYNILRLAYEGVIYRDKELKQDVNITPEEAVENVYHALDDILKKVYSKMGITTTNGYRDARLFEAVGLGADIAELIGPVVTRMGGIGIAELIEDNKDRWKRATELRELRKSMDYRMFNPIVRKAMQAAYETGSQDKFEKFADLVNSRPATLPRDLMRVRFDEAAQLIGPELQPTEVESAAEIISKRFRGAAMSHGALTREAVECIAIAMNELNARSNSGEGGEDRSRNKGGEKVHARSPTRQIASGRFGVDSEYLVNADEIQIKIAQGAKPGEGGQLMGKKVTVEIAKNRHAKPGTDLISPPPHHDIYSIEDLAQLIYDVKSIKPSLEVSVKLVAVHNIGTIAVGVAKAGADIIEIDGMSGGTGAALASSKEHTGLPVEMGLVEVHQALTINGMRHAVKLAVGGGNKTGLDIIRMAIMGGEMFVFGQTLMVAEGCVMCRTCHIPRCPTGVAGYQGPFKGEVEHVKNYLIQVATDANKLLAKLGAKRLDDIVGRTELLSKIDKPGRAGKLDFSRMLVNMPKSQAPSWGHTGEIARRTVQMKTESLNAKLAVACGDAIETGKDLQLSFAITNYDRSVGARIAGMIAERWKLEGMPNAGLISLKFRGHAGQSFGVWTMTGMELTLIGTAQDGVGKGQCGGIIVVRPDPDSAFDREWSSVVGNNVCFGATGGRCYIGGRAGQRLGIRNSGATIVAEGAGKYACEYMTEGRVVILGRTDNEIGSGMTGGEAILYDPEDNAPRRVHSKSVSFTSMTYQDFQWLRPLLGEYATMTDSERAKQILANWSECRRHFKKLIPIAEARKLESFVTSGANAG; encoded by the coding sequence ATGAGCAACGCAAACGAGCAGCAGTGGTTGAGCGACCTGTCGGCCTGGCAACAGCGGGTGCAGACGGGTGAACTGATGTACGACGACGCCGTCGGTCACGACGCGTGCGGCATCGGTGGCATCGCGGCCAAAGACGGCAAACCCACGCGCCTCATCATCGAACAAGCCCTCGAAGCCCTCGTCTCGCTCGAACACCGTGGCGGCATCTTTGGGGAAAGCGGCGACGGCGCGGGCATCCTGCTCCAAATCCCACGCAAGCTGTTCGATCGCGAGATAGGGAAGCTCAGCAAGGTGTCGCTAAAGGCGGACGACAAGCTCGTCGTCGGTACGTTCTTCGTGCCGTTCGAGCCCAAGAACCTGATGACCGAGCTGAAGGCGTTCGTCGCCAGCGAGATGCGCGACGCCCCCGTCGAGCTGCTCTGCTGGCGCGAGGTGCCGACCCAGCCGGACAAGATCGGCCCTGAAAGCCGCGCCAGCATGCCGCAGATCTGGCAGCTGTTCCTGAAGGCCAACATCGCCGACAGCGATCTGGAATACTGGACCTACCGGTTCCGCATTCGGCTGGAGAAGGGCTTCCTCGACCGCAAGTGGACGGGCGTGTACATCCCCAGCCTTAGCCATCACATGGTCTCCTACAAGGGCCTGCTGACCAACCCGCAGCTGATCGCGTTCTACGACGATCTGCGCGACCCGGAGTTGGAAACGGGCATGTGCATCTTCCATCGCCGGTTCAGCACGAACACGTTTCCGAACTGGGCGCTGGCGCAGCCGTTTCGCATGCTGGCGCACAACGGTGAGATCAACACGGTTTCCGGCAACCGGCAGGCGGTGCGGGCGTTTGCGCCGCAGATCATTCCGGACATTGATCGTGAACACGCCCTGGCCGCCGGCATGAGCGACAGCGCGTCGCTCGACCAATGGCTGGAACACCTGGTGCGCCACGATCATTCCGCGCTGCGCGCCTTGCGCATCAGCGTTCCGCCCAGTTGGAACAGCGAACCGGAAAAGTGGGACAAGGGCGCCCACGACTTGTTCACTTACTACACCCGCGCCTATGGCACCCTGTGCGCCTGGGACGGCCCCGCCGGCCTGATGAGCACCGACGGCCGGTATCTGATCGCCGGCGTCGACCGCATGGGCCTGCGCCCGGTGCGCTGGTCGATCGACACGAAGGGCAATTTGTTCGTGTCGAGCGAATCGGGCACGTTCGGGCACAAGCCCAACGAGATCGTGCTGCAGGGCCAGCTTCAGCCAGGCGAGATGATCGCGCTGGACACAAAGACCGGCGAGTTCATCGACTCCAAGGCGTTCGTCGCCAAGGTGGTCGAAGAGGCCGAGGCCGAGCTGGGCCCCATCGACGAGTTGAACGCCAGCCAGATCCTCGTCCCCACGGCCTTCGGTTACAGCGAAATCGCCAGCGCCCACTCGGGCGATCTGGAGGAAAAGAGCGGCCTGGAACTGAACCAGCTGCTGATCGCGCACGGCTGGGACCTGGACCGCGTGCAGTTCGTGAAGGACATGGCCCAGCACGGTAAGGAGCCTCTTGGCTCCATGGGCTTCGACCGCGTGCTGTCGGTGCTGTCGAACGAACATTTGACGCTGTTCAAGTACTTCCAGCAGATCTTCGCGGAAGTCACCAACCCGCCGATCGACCCGTACCGCGAAGGCGCCGCGATGGACCTGACGGCCTACATCGGTCGTCGGCCGCGCCGTCGCAGCGAAAAGAACACGCTGCCCCCCCGGCAGGCGGAGCTGAGCATCCCGGTCCTAACCGATGCGCAGGTCGACGAGTTGATGCAGATGGAAGTGCTCGGCCCGGCGGTGGTGCCGGCGGTGTACGACCTGAACAAGGGCGTCGAAGGCTTCAAGGCCGCGGTGGAAGAGTTGAAGAGTCGCGTCGAGCAGGCCGTGAAGGCCGGCAACAGCGTGATCTTCCTGAGCGACCGCACCGCCTTCATCGAGAGCGCCGATGGCTCCGTTCCCGCCCCCCTGCCCGCGATCATCGCGCTGGCGGTGGCCGATGGGCACCTGAAGAAGCTGGCGCTGCGCGACCGCTGTTCGCTGGTCGTGCAGTCGGGCGAGGTGCAGGAGGGCCACGACGTCTGCGTGCTGCTCGGCTTCGGCGCCGATGCGGTCCATCCGTACAACATCCTGCGCCTGGCGTACGAGGGCGTGATCTACCGCGACAAGGAACTGAAGCAGGACGTCAACATCACGCCCGAAGAGGCGGTGGAGAACGTCTACCATGCCCTCGACGACATCCTGAAGAAGGTGTACTCGAAGATGGGCATCACCACGACCAACGGCTACCGCGACGCGCGGCTGTTCGAGGCCGTGGGCCTTGGCGCCGACATCGCCGAGCTGATCGGCCCGGTCGTCACCCGCATGGGTGGCATCGGCATCGCCGAGCTGATCGAGGACAACAAGGACCGCTGGAAGCGTGCGACCGAACTGCGCGAGCTGCGCAAGAGCATGGACTATCGGATGTTCAACCCGATCGTCCGCAAGGCCATGCAGGCGGCGTACGAGACGGGCTCGCAGGACAAGTTCGAGAAGTTCGCCGACCTGGTCAACAGCCGCCCCGCCACGCTGCCGCGCGATCTGATGCGCGTGCGCTTCGACGAGGCCGCGCAGTTGATCGGCCCCGAACTGCAACCGACCGAGGTGGAAAGCGCCGCCGAGATCATCTCCAAGCGCTTCCGCGGCGCCGCGATGAGCCACGGCGCCCTCACCCGCGAGGCCGTCGAGTGCATCGCCATCGCGATGAACGAGCTGAACGCCCGCAGCAACAGCGGTGAGGGTGGCGAGGACCGCAGCCGTAACAAGGGTGGTGAGAAGGTCCACGCGCGCAGCCCCACCCGGCAGATCGCTTCGGGTCGGTTCGGTGTGGATAGCGAGTACCTCGTGAACGCCGACGAGATCCAGATCAAGATCGCTCAGGGCGCCAAGCCCGGTGAGGGTGGTCAGTTGATGGGCAAGAAGGTGACGGTCGAGATCGCCAAGAACCGGCACGCCAAGCCGGGAACGGACCTCATCTCACCGCCGCCCCACCACGACATCTACTCGATCGAGGATCTGGCGCAGCTGATCTACGACGTGAAGTCGATCAAGCCGAGCCTAGAGGTGTCGGTGAAGCTGGTGGCCGTCCACAACATCGGCACGATCGCCGTGGGCGTGGCCAAGGCCGGCGCCGACATCATCGAGATCGATGGCATGTCCGGCGGCACCGGCGCGGCGCTGGCATCCTCGAAGGAACACACTGGTCTGCCCGTCGAAATGGGTCTGGTGGAAGTCCACCAGGCGCTGACGATCAACGGCATGCGGCACGCGGTGAAGCTGGCGGTGGGCGGTGGCAACAAGACCGGGTTGGACATCATTCGCATGGCCATCATGGGTGGCGAGATGTTCGTGTTCGGTCAGACGCTGATGGTGGCCGAGGGGTGCGTGATGTGCCGCACCTGCCACATCCCACGCTGCCCGACGGGCGTCGCCGGCTATCAGGGCCCATTCAAGGGTGAGGTTGAGCACGTTAAGAACTACCTCATTCAGGTCGCGACGGACGCCAACAAGCTGCTGGCCAAGCTGGGCGCCAAGCGGCTGGACGACATCGTCGGCCGGACCGAACTGCTGTCGAAGATCGACAAGCCCGGCCGCGCCGGGAAGCTCGACTTCAGCCGCATGCTCGTCAACATGCCCAAGAGCCAGGCTCCGAGCTGGGGCCATACGGGTGAGATCGCCCGGCGAACCGTGCAGATGAAGACCGAGAGCCTTAACGCCAAGCTGGCCGTCGCGTGCGGCGACGCGATCGAGACGGGCAAGGACCTTCAGCTGTCGTTCGCGATCACCAATTACGACCGCTCGGTCGGCGCCCGCATCGCCGGCATGATCGCAGAGCGATGGAAGCTGGAAGGCATGCCCAATGCCGGTCTAATCAGCCTGAAGTTCCGCGGTCACGCCGGGCAGAGCTTTGGCGTCTGGACGATGACCGGCATGGAACTGACGCTGATCGGCACCGCGCAGGACGGTGTCGGCAAGGGCCAGTGCGGCGGCATCATCGTCGTCCGCCCTGATCCCGATTCCGCGTTCGACCGCGAGTGGTCGAGCGTGGTCGGCAACAACGTCTGCTTCGGCGCCACGGGTGGCCGCTGCTACATCGGTGGCCGGGCCGGTCAACGATTGGGCATCCGCAACAGTGGCGCGACGATCGTCGCCGAGGGCGCGGGCAAGTACGCCTGCGAGTACATGACCGAGGGCCGCGTGGTCATCCTGGGCCGCACCGACAACGAGATCGGTTCCGGCATGACCGGTGGCGAGGCGATCCTGTACGACCCCGAGGACAACGCCCCCCGCCGGGTGCACAGCAAGAGCGTGTCGTTCACGTCGATGACCTACCAGGACTTCCAGTGGCTGCGCCCGCTGCTTGGCGAGTACGCGACGATGACCGACAGCGAACGAGCCAAGCAGATCCTGGCCAACTGGAGCGAGTGCCGCCGGCACTTCAAGAAGCTGATCCCGATCGCTGAAGCGCGCAAGCTGGAAAGCTTCGTGACCAGCGGGGCGAACGCGGGGTAA
- a CDS encoding metal-sensitive transcriptional regulator — protein sequence MKTTSRSSVEKRLNRIAGQVAGLQKMVAEDRYCMDVLTQLAAIRSALDAMGVELLANHLETCVAGCAGAHPESKKRTPEELSAEVRQLLIRFL from the coding sequence ATGAAGACGACATCCCGATCCTCGGTTGAAAAGCGATTGAACCGTATCGCCGGCCAAGTGGCCGGGCTGCAGAAGATGGTCGCCGAGGATCGTTACTGCATGGATGTGCTCACCCAACTGGCGGCCATCCGATCGGCGTTGGATGCGATGGGCGTAGAATTGCTGGCCAACCATCTCGAGACGTGCGTGGCGGGCTGTGCCGGTGCGCATCCGGAGTCGAAGAAGCGCACCCCCGAAGAACTGTCGGCCGAGGTGCGGCAGTTGCTCATCCGCTTCTTATAA
- a CDS encoding ferredoxin family protein — protein MAHIIAQPCIGTKDTACVAVCPVDCIHPTKDSPNFEAADMLYIDPDVCIDCGLCVDECPVQAIFPQEDLPAEWAEFIEKNAAYFKK, from the coding sequence ATGGCCCACATCATTGCCCAGCCCTGCATTGGCACGAAGGACACCGCCTGCGTCGCGGTCTGCCCGGTCGATTGCATCCACCCTACGAAGGACAGCCCGAACTTCGAGGCGGCCGACATGCTTTACATCGACCCCGACGTCTGCATCGACTGCGGCCTGTGCGTCGACGAATGCCCCGTGCAGGCGATCTTCCCCCAGGAAGACCTCCCGGCCGAGTGGGCCGAGTTCATCGAGAAGAACGCGGCGTACTTCAAGAAGTGA
- a CDS encoding FRG domain-containing protein, with protein sequence MDEIVVQSWAELHDRLFADAWREPLGRFRSSLAFRGRQDVRESLRTGLVRLGSQAPKQELHIIRNFRKYAHRDASVNDLIWNWLSLGQHHGLPTRLLDWTFSPYVALHFATENLELFDRDGCVWCVDYIKAHTLLPPALKDLLSHEGSDVFTTEMLHRAAPTLGDFDGLADPSNPFVCFFEPPSLDDRIVNQFAMFSVLSNPTYLLQDWLANRPELGFRLVIPKELKWEVRDKLDQANITERVLFPGLDGLSRWLKRYYTPRHAAENLDPALAENGTASPKM encoded by the coding sequence ATGGACGAGATCGTCGTTCAATCGTGGGCGGAACTGCACGATCGTCTGTTCGCCGACGCGTGGCGCGAGCCGTTGGGTCGGTTTCGATCCAGCCTTGCGTTCCGGGGTCGGCAGGACGTCAGGGAATCGCTGCGCACCGGCTTGGTGCGCCTGGGATCGCAGGCGCCAAAGCAGGAGTTGCACATCATCCGCAACTTCCGCAAGTACGCCCACCGCGACGCCTCGGTCAACGATTTGATCTGGAACTGGCTGTCGCTCGGCCAGCATCATGGGTTGCCCACGCGATTGCTCGACTGGACGTTCTCGCCCTACGTCGCGCTTCACTTTGCGACGGAGAACCTGGAACTGTTCGACCGTGACGGCTGCGTGTGGTGCGTGGACTACATCAAGGCCCACACGCTGCTGCCACCGGCACTAAAGGATCTGCTGTCGCACGAGGGGTCGGACGTCTTCACGACCGAGATGCTGCACCGCGCCGCCCCCACGCTCGGCGACTTCGACGGCTTGGCCGACCCCAGCAACCCGTTCGTCTGCTTCTTCGAGCCCCCCAGCCTCGATGACCGCATCGTCAACCAGTTTGCGATGTTCAGCGTGCTGTCGAACCCCACCTACTTGCTGCAGGACTGGCTGGCAAACCGCCCGGAACTCGGCTTTCGGCTGGTGATCCCGAAGGAATTGAAGTGGGAGGTTCGCGACAAGCTCGACCAAGCGAACATCACCGAACGTGTGCTGTTCCCGGGCCTCGATGGCCTAAGCCGGTGGCTGAAACGGTATTACACCCCACGGCATGCCGCCGAGAACCTCGATCCCGCGCTGGCCGAGAACGGCACGGCGTCACCAAAGATGTAA
- the gpmI gene encoding 2,3-bisphosphoglycerate-independent phosphoglycerate mutase, which translates to MTVPAKRPLVFIVRDGWGMNPDPTRNVTNAVHLANHPVHDRMLAEYPHALVATSGFDVGLPEGTMGNSEVGHQNIGAGRIVDQESVRITKQVRNGEFLSNPQMNAAVDNALASNSDLHIFGIVSDAGVHGLLEHLYGVLRLCKSRGLERVYLHAFTDGRDTPPNKGLEFIRQTEVAMSEIGVGRIASVSGRYYAMDRDNRWPRVETAYRAIAFADAPKYPSATAVVQDYYANPTASNMTGDEFVTPSVVVDANGKPLATVKDGDSVVFYNYRGDRPRELTKAFVLENFDGFDRGPKLRLHFVTMTAYETGLPVHVAYAKPPKMTNILGEYISNLGLRQFRCAETEKFPHVTFFFNDYRESPFPGEDRQIVPSPTVSTYDQMPEMSAYGIADETVRRIESGLYDLLVVNFANCDMVGHTGVLPAAVRAVEHTDLVVGRLLEAVQRVGGVAIVGADHGNAEQMADPETGLPHTAHTTFPVEYFLIDDRLKGMRMTEGGRLADLAPTALEMMGLPIPAEMTGRSLISR; encoded by the coding sequence GTGACCGTACCCGCCAAGCGCCCGCTCGTGTTTATCGTTCGTGATGGCTGGGGGATGAACCCCGACCCCACGCGCAACGTGACGAATGCCGTCCATCTGGCAAACCACCCCGTGCACGACCGCATGCTGGCCGAGTACCCGCACGCATTGGTCGCCACCAGCGGGTTCGACGTGGGCCTGCCCGAAGGCACGATGGGCAACAGCGAGGTGGGGCACCAGAACATCGGCGCGGGGCGCATCGTGGATCAGGAATCGGTGCGCATCACCAAGCAGGTCCGCAACGGCGAGTTCCTCAGCAACCCGCAGATGAACGCGGCCGTCGACAACGCGCTGGCCAGCAACAGCGATCTGCACATCTTCGGCATCGTCAGCGACGCCGGTGTCCATGGGCTGCTGGAACACCTCTACGGCGTGCTGCGGCTCTGCAAGTCGCGCGGGCTGGAACGCGTCTACCTCCACGCCTTCACCGATGGTCGTGATACACCGCCGAACAAGGGCCTGGAGTTCATCCGGCAGACCGAAGTGGCGATGAGCGAGATCGGCGTCGGCCGGATTGCCTCGGTCAGTGGTCGCTATTACGCGATGGACCGCGACAACCGCTGGCCACGCGTCGAGACCGCCTACCGCGCCATCGCGTTCGCCGACGCGCCGAAGTACCCGTCGGCCACCGCGGTCGTGCAGGATTACTACGCCAACCCCACCGCCAGCAACATGACCGGCGACGAGTTCGTCACGCCGTCGGTCGTCGTCGACGCCAATGGTAAACCCCTGGCAACCGTGAAGGACGGCGACAGCGTCGTCTTCTACAACTACCGTGGCGACCGCCCGCGCGAGTTGACCAAGGCCTTCGTCCTTGAAAATTTCGACGGCTTCGACCGTGGCCCGAAACTGCGCCTGCACTTCGTCACCATGACGGCGTACGAGACTGGCCTGCCCGTCCACGTCGCCTACGCCAAGCCGCCGAAGATGACCAACATCCTCGGCGAGTACATCAGCAACCTGGGCCTGCGGCAGTTCCGCTGCGCCGAGACCGAGAAGTTCCCGCACGTCACGTTCTTCTTCAACGACTACCGCGAGTCGCCGTTCCCGGGCGAGGACCGCCAGATCGTGCCGTCGCCCACCGTCAGCACGTACGACCAGATGCCCGAGATGAGCGCCTACGGCATTGCCGACGAAACGGTCCGGCGGATCGAGTCGGGCCTGTACGACCTGCTGGTGGTGAACTTTGCCAACTGTGACATGGTCGGCCACACGGGTGTGCTGCCGGCCGCGGTGCGGGCGGTGGAACACACCGACCTCGTCGTCGGCCGATTGCTGGAGGCCGTGCAGCGCGTCGGTGGCGTTGCGATCGTCGGCGCCGACCACGGCAACGCCGAGCAGATGGCCGACCCCGAGACCGGCCTGCCCCACACCGCCCACACGACCTTCCCGGTCGAATACTTCCTGATCGACGACCGCCTGAAGGGCATGCGGATGACCGAAGGCGGCCGTCTTGCCGACCTGGCCCCCACCGCGCTGGAGATGATGGGCCTGCCCATCCCCGCGGAGATGACCGGGCGGTCGCTGATCAGCCGATAG
- a CDS encoding YHS domain-containing protein gives MKMMIPAFAMTLLLSVTALTFAEDKPATQPAAAPVNKFCPIQTENPVDPDVTTDWNGKKVAFCCAGCIDEFKKDPEKYAEKMK, from the coding sequence ATGAAAATGATGATTCCCGCGTTCGCGATGACCCTGCTGCTTTCGGTGACCGCCCTGACGTTCGCCGAGGACAAGCCCGCCACCCAACCGGCGGCTGCGCCGGTCAACAAGTTCTGCCCGATCCAGACCGAAAACCCGGTCGACCCCGACGTGACCACCGACTGGAACGGTAAGAAGGTCGCCTTCTGCTGCGCCGGCTGCATCGACGAGTTCAAGAAAGACCCGGAAAAGTACGCCGAGAAGATGAAGTAA
- a CDS encoding heavy-metal-associated domain-containing protein yields the protein MTKTFTTPGMNCGKCAARITTALTTKPGVAEVKTDVPTKQVHVTFSEREISTGQIATALAEAGYPANE from the coding sequence ATGACCAAGACCTTCACCACCCCCGGCATGAACTGCGGCAAGTGCGCCGCTCGCATCACGACCGCCCTCACCACCAAGCCCGGCGTTGCCGAGGTGAAGACCGACGTGCCGACCAAGCAGGTCCACGTCACCTTCAGTGAGCGCGAGATCTCCACCGGTCAGATCGCTACGGCACTGGCCGAGGCAGGCTACCCAGCCAACGAGTAG
- a CDS encoding superoxide dismutase, translating to MIENVPTRRDVLTKAVPALALAGIMANASGVLAQADGQAGGAPEVDVPRGGSPIANAIGAGYKDGKYTLPPLPYPYEALEPHIDRQTMQLHHDAHHQGYVDGLNKALASVAELQAGGDVDTAKLEGLQRNVSFNAGGHILHTVFWATMAPNTGGDPAAGSAIADAINKQFGSIQAFKSYYSSVAGGVKGSGWAILAYEPVGDTLVVTQSGDQDLRMVPGAAPLLPLDVWEHAYYLKYQNKRADYIKAWWNVVNWPAVDAAYVATRKMYGR from the coding sequence ATGATCGAGAACGTACCCACCCGACGCGACGTACTGACCAAGGCCGTCCCCGCACTGGCGCTGGCCGGCATCATGGCAAATGCCTCCGGCGTGCTGGCCCAGGCCGATGGTCAGGCTGGCGGCGCTCCGGAAGTCGACGTGCCGCGCGGCGGATCACCCATCGCCAACGCCATCGGCGCCGGCTACAAGGACGGCAAGTACACCCTGCCGCCACTCCCGTACCCGTACGAGGCGCTCGAGCCGCACATCGATCGCCAGACGATGCAGCTGCACCACGACGCGCACCACCAGGGTTACGTCGACGGCTTGAACAAGGCCCTGGCCTCGGTAGCAGAACTGCAGGCGGGTGGCGATGTGGATACGGCCAAGCTGGAAGGACTGCAGCGCAACGTCAGCTTCAACGCCGGTGGGCATATCCTGCACACCGTCTTCTGGGCGACCATGGCCCCCAACACCGGTGGCGACCCCGCCGCCGGATCGGCGATTGCCGACGCGATCAACAAGCAGTTCGGTTCGATCCAGGCCTTCAAGAGCTATTACTCCAGCGTCGCTGGTGGCGTGAAGGGCAGTGGCTGGGCGATCCTGGCCTACGAACCGGTCGGCGACACGCTCGTCGTCACCCAGTCGGGCGATCAGGACCTGCGCATGGTTCCCGGCGCCGCTCCCCTGCTGCCGTTGGACGTGTGGGAACACGCCTATTACCTGAAGTATCAGAACAAGCGTGCCGACTACATCAAGGCGTGGTGGAACGTGGTCAACTGGCCCGCAGTGGACGCCGCGTACGTCGCGACGAGGAAGATGTACGGAAGATAG